One segment of Procambarus clarkii isolate CNS0578487 chromosome 1, FALCON_Pclarkii_2.0, whole genome shotgun sequence DNA contains the following:
- the LOC123758605 gene encoding zonadhesin-like, giving the protein MLTAGISLQSDVIPPQCDVIPPQSDVIPPQSDVIPPQCDVIPPSSDVIPPQSDVIPPQGDVIPLQGYVIPPQSDVIPPQSDVIPPQGDAIPPQSDVIPPQSDVIPPQSDVIPPQSDVIPPQSDVIPPQSDVIPLQSDVIPPQSDVIPPKSDVIPPQSDVIPPQSDVILPQSDVIPPQSDVIPPQCDVIPPQCDVIPPSSDVIPPQSDVIPPQCDVIPPQSDVISPQSDVIPPQCDVIPPSSDVIPPQCDVIPPSSDVIPPQSDVIPPQGDVIPLQGDVIPPQTDVIPPSSDVIPLQCDVIPPQGDVIPPSSDVIPPQCDVIPPSSDVIPPQSDVIPPQCDVIPPQSDVIPPQSDVIPPQGDVIPPQGDVIPPQSDVIPPQSDVIAPQSDVIPPQSDVIPPQSDIIPPQSDVIPPQSDVIPPQGDVIPPQGDVIPPQCDVIPPQSDVIPPQSDVIPPQSDVIPPQGDVFPPQGDVVPPQSDVIPPQSDVIPPQGDVIPPQGDVIPPQSDVIPPQSDVIPPQSDVILPQCDVIPPQSDVIPPQSDVIPPQGDVIPPQSDVIPPQSDVIPPQGDVIPLQGYVIPPQSDVIPPQSDVIPPQGDVIPPQSDVIPPQSDVIPPQSDVIPPQSDVIPPQFNLLAPSVLQATSGNSSRQFPI; this is encoded by the coding sequence ATGTTAACGGCTGGTATATCACTACAAAGTGATGTCATTCCACCACAATGTGATGTCATTCCACCACAAAGTGATGTCATTCCACCACAAAGTGATGTCATTCCACCACAATGTGATGTCATTCCTCCATCAAGTGATGTCATTCCACCACAAAGTGATGTCATTCCACCTCAAGGTGATGTCATTCCACTACAAGGCTATGTCATTCCTCCACAAAGTGATGTCATTCCACCACAAAGTGATGTCATTCCACCACAAGGCGATGCCATTCCTCCACAAAGTGATGTCATTCCACCACAAAGTGATGTCATTCCACCACAAAGTGATGTCATTCCACCACAAAGTGATGTCATTCCACCACAAAGTGATGTCATTCCACCACAAAGTGATGTCATTCCACTACAAAGTGATGTCATTCCACCACAAAGTGATGTCATTCCACCAAAAAGTGATGTCATTCCACCACAAAGTGATGTCATTCCACCACAAAGTGATGTCATTCTACCACAAAGTGATGTCATTCCACCACAAAGTGATGTCATTCCACCACAATGTGATGTCATTCCACCACAATGTGATGTCATTCCACCATCAAGTGATGTCATTCCACCACAAAGTGATGTCATTCCACCACAATGTGATGTCATTCCACCACAAAGTGATGTCATTTCACCACAAAGTGATGTCATTCCACCACAATGTGATGTCATTCCTCCATCAAGTGATGTCATTCCACCACAATGTGATGTCATTCCTCCATCAAGTGATGTCATTCCACCACAAAGTGATGTCATTCCACCACAAGGCGATGTCATTCCACTACAAGGTGATGTCATTCCACCACAAACTGATGTCATTCCACCATCAAGTGATGTCATTCCACTACAATGTGATGTCATTCCACCACAAGGTGATGTCATTCCACCATCAAGTGATGTCATTCCACCACAATGTGATGTCATTCCTCCATCAAGTGATGTCATTCCACCACAAAGTGATGTCATTCCACCACAATGTGATGTCATTCCACCACAAAGTGATGTCATTCCACCACAAAGTGATGTCATTCCACCTCAAGGTGATGTCATTCCACCACAAGGCGATGTCATTCCTCCACAAAGTGATGTCATTCCACCACAAAGTGATGTCATTGCACCACAAAGTGATGTCATTCCACCACAAAGTGATGTCATTCCACCACAAAGTGATATCATTCCACCACAAAGTGATGTCATTCCACCACAAAGTGACGTCATTCCACCTCAAGGTGATGTCATTCCACCACAAGGCGATGTCATTCCTCCACAATGTGATGTCATTCCTCCACAAAGTGATGTCATTCCACCACAAAGTGATGTCATTCCACCACAAAGTGATGTCATTCCACCACAAGGTGATGTCTTTCCACCACAAGGCGATGTCGTTCCTCCACAAAGTGATGTCATTCCACCACAAAGTGATGTCATTCCACCTCAAGGTGATGTCATTCCACCACAAGGCGATGTCATTCCTCCACAAAGTGATGTCATTCCACCACAAAGTGATGTCATTCCACCACAAAGTGATGTCATTCTTCCACAATGTGATGTCATTCCTCCACAAAGTGATGTCATTCCACCACAAAGTGATGTCATTCCACCACAAGGCGATGTCATTCCTCCACAAAGTGATGTCATTCCACCACAAAGTGATGTCATTCCACCTCAAGGTGATGTCATTCCACTACAAGGCTATGTCATTCCTCCACAAAGTGATGTCATTCCACCACAAAGTGATGTCATTCCACCACAAGGCGATGTCATTCCTCCACAAAGTGATGTCATTCCACCACAAAGTGATGTCATTCCTCCACAAAGTGATGTCATTCCACCACAAAGTGATGTCATTCCACCACAATTTAATCTCTTGGCTCCTAGTGTCCTTCAGGCGACTTCTGGCAACTCCTCCCGGCAGTTCccaatttga